Proteins encoded within one genomic window of Camelina sativa cultivar DH55 chromosome 19, Cs, whole genome shotgun sequence:
- the LOC104766207 gene encoding pentatricopeptide repeat-containing protein At3g23020-like produces MLLNLRLDGSSLHVLCSTKTLPISPLDKFPSVKKVKQNYVPVTHESDKGSRNGDRGCGTVAHEVISGRNILFVNPGSGRVGKSRISDGFVEKRGKDGGFGGNRLVGKVHTKCSTKRLSYGGCIPAILEALDCIEDVEDALSPWAERLSNKERTIILKEQIRWERAVEIFEWFKSKGCYELNVIHYNIMLRILGKACKWRYVQSLWDEMIRKGIKPINSTYGTLIDVYSKGGLKVHALCWLGKMSKIGMQPDEVTTGIVLQMYKKAREFQKAEEFFKKWSCDRSFGMLSVNVDSHVCLSSYTYNTMIDTYGKSGQIKEASETFKRMLEEGIVPTTVTFNTMIHIYGNHGQLGDVTSLMKTMKLHCAPDTRTYNILISLHTKNNDIERAGTYFKEMKDAGLKPDPVSYRTLLYAFSIRHMVEDAEGLIAEMDDNNVEIDEYTQSALTRMYIEAEMVEKSWSWFKRFHVAGKMSSEGYSANIDAYGERGYLSEAERVFICCQEVNKRTVLEYNVMIKAYGISKSCEKACELFESMMSYGVTPDKCTYNTLVQILASADMPHKARCYLEKMRETGYVSDCIPYCAVISSFVKLGQLNMAEEVYKEMVEYNIEPDVVVYGVLINAFADTGNVQQALSYVEAMKEAGIPGNSVIFNSLIKLYTKVGYLDEAEAIYRELLHSCNKTQYPDVYTSNCMINLYSERSMVRKAEAIFESMKQRREANEFTFAMMLCMYKKNGRFEEASQIAKQMREMKILTDPLSYNSVLGLFALDGRFKEAVETFKEMVSSGSQPDDSTFKSLGTILIKLGMSKKAVRKIEETRKKEIKRGLELWISTLSSLVRIEDCDDDL; encoded by the coding sequence ATGTTGTTGAATCTTCGTCTCGATGGAAGTAGCTTACATGTTCTCTGTTCTACAAAAACCTTACCCATCTCTCCTCTCGATAAATTCCCATCCGTCAAGAAAGTGAAGCAAAATTACGTACCAGTAACCCACGAGAGTGACAAAGGATCCAGAAATGGCGACCGAGGATGTGGTACTGTTGCCCATGAAGTTATCTCCGGAAGAAACATACTTTTCGTAAACCCAGGTAGCGGTCGCGTAGGGAAATCTAGAATTAGTGATGGGTTTGTTGAGAAGAGAGGTAAAGACGGCGGATTTGGTGGGAACCGTTTGGTTGGTAAAGTGCACACCAAGTGTTCGACGAAACGTCTCAGTTACGGAGGATGTATTCCCGCTATTTTAGAGGCTTTGGATTGTATTGAGGATGTTGAAGATGCGTTGAGTCCGTGGGCAGAGAGGCTTAGTAACAAGGAGAGGACGATTATATTAAAGGAGCAGATACGGTGGGAGAGAGCGGTGGAGATTTTTGAGTGGTTTAAGAGTAAAGGTTGTTATGAATTGAATGTGATTCATTATAATATAATGCTTCGGATTCTTGGGAAAGCTTGTAAATGGAGGTATGTGCAGAGTTTATGGGATGAAATGATTAGGAAAGGTATCAAGCCGATTAATTCAACGTATGGGACTCTCATTGATGTTTATAGCAAAGGCGGGCTTAAAGTACATGCGCTTTGTTGGCTAGGGAAGATGAGCAAGATTGGGATGCAGCCTGACGAAGTGACAACTGGGATTGTTCTTCAGATGTATAAAAAGGCAAGAGAGTTTCAGAAAGCAGAGGAGTTTTTCAAGAAATGGTCTTGTGACAGGTCGTTTGGGATGTTGAGTGTGAATGTGGATTCACATGTTTGCTTGAGCTCTTATACCTACAACACGATGATTGATACGTATGGTAAGTCCGGTCAGATCAAAGAAGCTTCAGAGACGTTCAAAAGGATGCTAGAAGAAGGGATTGTTCCAACCACAGTGACTTTTAATACCATGATTCATATTTATGGCAATCACGGTCAGCTTGGTGACGTCACTTCCTTGATGAAAACAATGAAGCTTCATTGCGCACCTGATACAAGAACATATAACATTCTGATTTCACTTCATACGAAGAACAACGATATAGAAAGGGCAGGGACATACTTCAAGGAAATGAAAGACGCTGGACTTAAACCGGATCCTGTAAGTTACCGCACCCTCCTCTATGCATTCTCGATTAGACATATGGTTGAGGATGCTGAAGGGCTTATAGCTGAGATGGATGATAATAATGTTGAGATTGATGAGTATACACAATCTGCTCTCACTAGAATGTATATAGAAGCAGAGATGGTTGAGAAATCATGGTCATGGTTCAAAAGGTTTCATGTTGCGGGTAAAATGAGTTCTGAAGGCTATTCAGCTAATATTGATGCCTATGGTGAGCGTGGATATTTATCAGAAGCTGAGAGAGTATTTATCTGTTGCCAAGAAGTGAATAAGAGAACAGTTCTTGAGTACAACGTAATGATCAAAGCGTATGGAATTAGTAAAAGCTGTGAAAAGGCTTGTGAGTTATTTGAGAGCATGATGAGTTATGGGGTCACACCAGATAAGTGTACATATAATACTCTCGTCCAGATCCTTGCGAGCGCCGACATGCCTCATAAAGCCAGATGCTACCTGGAGAAAATGAGAGAGACAGGATATGTGAGTGATTGCATACCTTACTGCGCTGTGATATCTAGCTTTGTGAAACTGGGTCAGCTCAATATGGCAGAGGAAGTGTATAAAGAGATGGTTGAGTACAATATCGAACCCGATGTTGTTGTATATGGAGTCTTGATCAATGCTTTTGCGGATACTGGAAACGTTCAGCAAGCTTTGAGCTATGTAGAAGCGATGAAAGAAGCTGGGATCCCGGGAAACTCTGTTATATTCAACTCTCTGATCAAACTCTACACTAAAGTTGGGTACTTAGATGAAGCTGAAGCAATATACAGAGAGCTTCTTCATTCGTGTAACAAGACACAGTATCCGGATGTATATACATCGAACTGTATGATCAACCTGTACAGCGAAAGATCGATGGTGAGAAAAGCTGAAGCGATATTCGAAAGcatgaaacagagaagagaagcaaaCGAGTTTACCTTTGCAATGATGTTGTGTATGTATAAGAAGAATGGTAGGTTTGAAGAAGCGTCTCAGATAGCAAAACagatgagagagatgaagatTCTCACTGATCCGTTGAGTTATAATAGTGTTCTCGGTTTATTTGCTTTAGACGGAAGATTCAAAGAAGCTGTTGAGACTTTTAAAGAGATGGTTTCATCTGGAAGTCAACCTGATGACTCAACGTTCAAATCACTTGGAACCATTCTGATAAAACTTGGGATGTCAAAGAAAGCTGTTCGTAAGATCGAAGAAACTAGGAAAAAAGAGATCAAGCGAGGATTAGAACTATGGATCTCAACACTCTCATCTCTTGTTAGGATTGAAGATTGCGACGACGACCTTTAG
- the LOC104766204 gene encoding receptor like protein 30-like isoform X1: protein MIRSQSYCFLCIIMTIYFLIFLHPLLNTFASPTQSLCRSDQRDALLELRKEFPKYYGDYGLTFPWNKSVDCCSWDGVMCDAILGECRLHGKIPSSIGNLSHLTSLDLSQNQLVGEVPDSIGNLNNLDYVNLGENYLRGNILTLFGNFTELYELNLRENQFTGGISVLANLTFLSEIDISLNHFKSSFPSYDRHFHLCKFSGYGNSFSGPFPTSLFMQPFLDEIDLSGNQFEGSIDFENTSSSTMLRVLHFGYNNLDGLIPESISKLVNLEGLVLSHNNFRGEIPRSISKLGNLFSLDLSHNNLGGQVPKSISKLGNLFSLDLSHNNFGGRVPRSMSKLVNLTLIDLSHNKLEGQVPQFFWRFLAFRSIKLSHNSFTSFENPVEVINGASMEELDFGSNSLQGLIPQWICNFTDLYLLDLSNNHFTGSIPQCLKNFHLSGLNLRNNSLSGFLPELCMDSVNLRSLDVSYNNLVGKLPKSLIHCELMEFLNVQENKIKDTFPFWLGSLQYLTVLVLRSNAFYGPVYNSSAYLGFPSMRIIDISDNNFVGSLPQDYFANWTEMSKVFESNEDIPEMNYMSFNASTMYDSIDLVYKGVDTDFVRIFKALRVIDFSGNQFCGYIPRPIGLLSELRLLNLSGNGFTGNIPPTLENITKLETLDLSRNNLSGEIPQGLGKLSFLSVINFSYNHLEGLVPQSTQFGSQNCSSFVGNSGLYGLENICGVSHQTDDESSSEPEEPVLNWIAAMIAVGPGVFCGLVIGHIFTSYKHEWFIAR from the exons atgattcgAAGCCAATCTTATTGCTTTCTTTGTATTATTATGACCATCTACTTCTTAATTTTCCTTCACCCCTTACTAAACACCTTTGCTTCGCCCACACAGTCCTTGTGCCGCAGCGACCAACGAGATGCTCTTTTGGAGCTAAGAAAAGAGTTCCCAAAGTATTACGGGGACTACGGTCTAACATTTCCGTGGAACAAGAGCGTTGACTGCTGTTCTTGGGATGGTGTCATGTGCGATGCTATATTGGGAGAG TGTCGTCTCCACGGGaagattccttcttcaattGGAAATCTTTCTCATCTCACATCTCTTGATCTTTCTCAGAACCAATTAGTAGGTGAAGTTCCGGACTCAATCGGTAACCTAAACAACCTAGATTACGTTAATCTTGGAGAAAATTATCTTAGAGGTAATATTCTTACTTTATTTGGCAACTTTACGGAGCTTTATGAATTAAACCTCCGTGAAAATCAATTCACTGGTGGGATTAGCGTATTAGCCAATTTAACCTTCTTGTCCGAAATAGACATCTCCCTTAATCACTTCAAATCCTCGTTTCCCTCTTATGACCGCCACTTCCACCTGTGTAAATTTTCGGGATATGGAAACTCCTTCTCCGGACCGTTTCCAACATCCTTGTTCATGCAACCTTTCTTAGACGAGATTGATTTAAGCGGAAACCAATTCGAGGGATCAATTGATTTTGAGAATACGTCGTCCTCGACTATGCTTAGAGTGTTACATTTCGGCTACAACAATTTGGATGGACTAATCCCAGAATCTATATCGAAATTAGTCAATCTCGAAGGTCTAGTTCTTAGCCACAACAATTTCCGAGGAGAAATCCCTAGATCAATATCAAAATTAGGCAATCTCTTTTCTTTAGATCTTAGCCACAACAATTTAGGAGGGCAAGTCCCTAAATCTATATCAAAGTTAGGCAATCTCTTCTCTTTAGATCTGAGCCATAACAATTTCGGAGGACGAGTCCCTAGATCTATGTCAAAATTAGTCAACCTCACTTTGATTGATCTTTCCCACAATAAATTGGAAGGTCAAGTACCTCAGTTTTTTTGGAGATTTCTGGCTTTTCGGTCAATAAAGCTTTCTCATAACTCGTTCACTAGCTTCGAGAATCCAGTGGAAGTTATCAATGGAGCATCAATGGAAGAGTTGGATTTTGGTTCAAATTCACTCCAAGGACTAATTCCCCAATGGATTTGCAACTTCAcagatttatatttattagatttgtCCAACAACCATTTCACTGGCTCCATTCCTCAATGTTTGAAGAATTTTCATCTCAGTGGGTTAAATCTGAGAAACAACAGTCTAAGTGGATTTCTTCCAGAGTTATGCATGGATAGCGTTAATTTAAGATCACTTGATGTCAGCTACAACAATTTGGTGGGGAAACTTCCAAAATCTTTAATCCATTGCGAGTTGATGGAGTTTCTTAATGTGCAAGAAAACAAGATCAAGGACACGTTTCCATTTTGGTTGGGATCTCTGCAATACTTAACGGTTCTTGTGCTCCGATCAAATGCATTCTATGGTCCTGTctataactcctctgcctatttAGGGTTTCCAAGTATGAGGATCATTGACATATCCGATAACAACTTCGTTGGATCGTTACCACAAGACTATTTTGCCAATTGGACTGAAATGTCAAAAGTTTTTGAGAGTAATGAAGACATACCAGAGATGAACTACATGAGCTTTAATGCTTCCACCATGTATGATTCCATTGATTTGGTGTACAAAGGAGTAGACACAGATTTTGTTCGGATCTTTAAAGCCCTGAGAGTCATTGATTTTTCTGGAAACCAATTTTGCGGATATATCCCTAGACCCATTGGTCTATTGAGCGAATTACGTCTTCTCAACTTGTCCGGCAATGGATTCACAGGCAACATCCCACCAACCTTGGAAAATATTACAAAGCTCGAGACATTGGACCTATCGCGGAATAACTTGTCAGGTGAAATTCCTCAAGGTCTCGGGAAGCTCTCGTTTCTGTCCGTAATCAACTTCTCCTACAATCATCTTGAAGGACTGGTGCCACAGAGTACACAGTTTGGAAGTCAAAATTGTTCTTCATTTGTGGGTAATTCGGGACTATATGGCCTCGAGAATATTTGTGGAGTAAGCCATCAAACCGATGATGAATCCTCGTCTGAACCAGAAGAACCAGTGCTTAATTGGATAGCAGCCATGATAGCAGTTGGACCTGGTGTGTTTTGTGGATTAGTGATTGGACATATCTTCACTTCATACAAACACGAGTGGTTTATAGCTCGTTAA
- the LOC104766204 gene encoding receptor-like protein 12 isoform X2, producing the protein MCDAILGEVISLKLCSSLISVNTSLKSSSGLFKLHHLTFLDLSQCRLHGKIPSSIGNLSHLTSLDLSQNQLVGEVPDSIGNLNNLDYVNLGENYLRGNILTLFGNFTELYELNLRENQFTGGISVLANLTFLSEIDISLNHFKSSFPSYDRHFHLCKFSGYGNSFSGPFPTSLFMQPFLDEIDLSGNQFEGSIDFENTSSSTMLRVLHFGYNNLDGLIPESISKLVNLEGLVLSHNNFRGEIPRSISKLGNLFSLDLSHNNLGGQVPKSISKLGNLFSLDLSHNNFGGRVPRSMSKLVNLTLIDLSHNKLEGQVPQFFWRFLAFRSIKLSHNSFTSFENPVEVINGASMEELDFGSNSLQGLIPQWICNFTDLYLLDLSNNHFTGSIPQCLKNFHLSGLNLRNNSLSGFLPELCMDSVNLRSLDVSYNNLVGKLPKSLIHCELMEFLNVQENKIKDTFPFWLGSLQYLTVLVLRSNAFYGPVYNSSAYLGFPSMRIIDISDNNFVGSLPQDYFANWTEMSKVFESNEDIPEMNYMSFNASTMYDSIDLVYKGVDTDFVRIFKALRVIDFSGNQFCGYIPRPIGLLSELRLLNLSGNGFTGNIPPTLENITKLETLDLSRNNLSGEIPQGLGKLSFLSVINFSYNHLEGLVPQSTQFGSQNCSSFVGNSGLYGLENICGVSHQTDDESSSEPEEPVLNWIAAMIAVGPGVFCGLVIGHIFTSYKHEWFIAR; encoded by the coding sequence ATGTGCGATGCTATATTGGGAGAGGTGATATCATTAAAACTCTGTTCGTCTCTTATTTCTGTCAACACCTCTTTGAAATCTAGCAGTGGTCTTTTCAAACTCCATCACCTTACTTTCTTGGACCTTTCACAGTGTCGTCTCCACGGGaagattccttcttcaattGGAAATCTTTCTCATCTCACATCTCTTGATCTTTCTCAGAACCAATTAGTAGGTGAAGTTCCGGACTCAATCGGTAACCTAAACAACCTAGATTACGTTAATCTTGGAGAAAATTATCTTAGAGGTAATATTCTTACTTTATTTGGCAACTTTACGGAGCTTTATGAATTAAACCTCCGTGAAAATCAATTCACTGGTGGGATTAGCGTATTAGCCAATTTAACCTTCTTGTCCGAAATAGACATCTCCCTTAATCACTTCAAATCCTCGTTTCCCTCTTATGACCGCCACTTCCACCTGTGTAAATTTTCGGGATATGGAAACTCCTTCTCCGGACCGTTTCCAACATCCTTGTTCATGCAACCTTTCTTAGACGAGATTGATTTAAGCGGAAACCAATTCGAGGGATCAATTGATTTTGAGAATACGTCGTCCTCGACTATGCTTAGAGTGTTACATTTCGGCTACAACAATTTGGATGGACTAATCCCAGAATCTATATCGAAATTAGTCAATCTCGAAGGTCTAGTTCTTAGCCACAACAATTTCCGAGGAGAAATCCCTAGATCAATATCAAAATTAGGCAATCTCTTTTCTTTAGATCTTAGCCACAACAATTTAGGAGGGCAAGTCCCTAAATCTATATCAAAGTTAGGCAATCTCTTCTCTTTAGATCTGAGCCATAACAATTTCGGAGGACGAGTCCCTAGATCTATGTCAAAATTAGTCAACCTCACTTTGATTGATCTTTCCCACAATAAATTGGAAGGTCAAGTACCTCAGTTTTTTTGGAGATTTCTGGCTTTTCGGTCAATAAAGCTTTCTCATAACTCGTTCACTAGCTTCGAGAATCCAGTGGAAGTTATCAATGGAGCATCAATGGAAGAGTTGGATTTTGGTTCAAATTCACTCCAAGGACTAATTCCCCAATGGATTTGCAACTTCAcagatttatatttattagatttgtCCAACAACCATTTCACTGGCTCCATTCCTCAATGTTTGAAGAATTTTCATCTCAGTGGGTTAAATCTGAGAAACAACAGTCTAAGTGGATTTCTTCCAGAGTTATGCATGGATAGCGTTAATTTAAGATCACTTGATGTCAGCTACAACAATTTGGTGGGGAAACTTCCAAAATCTTTAATCCATTGCGAGTTGATGGAGTTTCTTAATGTGCAAGAAAACAAGATCAAGGACACGTTTCCATTTTGGTTGGGATCTCTGCAATACTTAACGGTTCTTGTGCTCCGATCAAATGCATTCTATGGTCCTGTctataactcctctgcctatttAGGGTTTCCAAGTATGAGGATCATTGACATATCCGATAACAACTTCGTTGGATCGTTACCACAAGACTATTTTGCCAATTGGACTGAAATGTCAAAAGTTTTTGAGAGTAATGAAGACATACCAGAGATGAACTACATGAGCTTTAATGCTTCCACCATGTATGATTCCATTGATTTGGTGTACAAAGGAGTAGACACAGATTTTGTTCGGATCTTTAAAGCCCTGAGAGTCATTGATTTTTCTGGAAACCAATTTTGCGGATATATCCCTAGACCCATTGGTCTATTGAGCGAATTACGTCTTCTCAACTTGTCCGGCAATGGATTCACAGGCAACATCCCACCAACCTTGGAAAATATTACAAAGCTCGAGACATTGGACCTATCGCGGAATAACTTGTCAGGTGAAATTCCTCAAGGTCTCGGGAAGCTCTCGTTTCTGTCCGTAATCAACTTCTCCTACAATCATCTTGAAGGACTGGTGCCACAGAGTACACAGTTTGGAAGTCAAAATTGTTCTTCATTTGTGGGTAATTCGGGACTATATGGCCTCGAGAATATTTGTGGAGTAAGCCATCAAACCGATGATGAATCCTCGTCTGAACCAGAAGAACCAGTGCTTAATTGGATAGCAGCCATGATAGCAGTTGGACCTGGTGTGTTTTGTGGATTAGTGATTGGACATATCTTCACTTCATACAAACACGAGTGGTTTATAGCTCGTTAA